One part of the Ursus arctos isolate Adak ecotype North America unplaced genomic scaffold, UrsArc2.0 scaffold_16, whole genome shotgun sequence genome encodes these proteins:
- the LOC125281366 gene encoding ral guanine nucleotide dissociation stimulator-like, which produces MQGQASDSAPHMTLPSTLSPILGTWPDQNLQAIYQSLGCDRVEIKVAYVHGAMVLKWHAWDLTNHVPLLLMQRELLALTEAEVEVPAPGLLPAAEPGTGPPIELEATPAVGQLSPAVSEPASPPSAVPELQPELPSSAYVPGAEQQSAGPPFLLESFTQATATEPTAAPEASCHCCVTPKNQLGEEKPDLLDFPPRLVAEQLTYMDAELFKKLLPHQCLGSVWSKRNKPGNEHLAPTVRATVAQFNGVAKCVITTCLGNPSMTARDRAMVVEHWIKVAKACQTLRNYSSLHAILSALQSVSIHRLENTWGKVSRKPLRIFQKLCSKDTTQGRNLLIKERPSNRFATLVMALRGAQKRMQKKGVVPFLGTFLTELVMLDTAMEDYLEVGEPEDCGGGTRIRRFGSRAPLY; this is translated from the exons atgcaaggccaggcctctgactctgctccacatatgactctccccagcaccctgtctcccatcttgggtacctggcctgaccagaatttgcaggctatctatcagtccctgggctgtgaccgtgtcgagatcaaggtggcctatgtacatggggccatggttctgaagtggcatgcctgggacctgacaaaccatgtcccccttctcctgatgcagcgggaacttctggcgctcactgaggcagaggtggagg tgccagctccagggctccttccagcggcagagccaggaacagggcctcctatagagctagaggcgaccccggctGTGggtcaactgtcacctgcggtgtcagagccagcctcccctccgtcagctgttccagaactgcaacccgagctcccatcttctgcatatgtgccgggtgctgagcagcagtcagctggaccaccctttttgctggaaagtttcactcaggcaacagccacagagcccaccgcggccccagaggcttcctgccactgctgtgtcaccccaaagaaccagctgggtgaggagaagcccgacctcctggacttccctcccaggctggtggcagagcagctcacgtatatggatgcg gagctgttcaagaagctgctgccccatcagtgcctgggctccgtctggtccaagcgcaacaagcctggcaatgagcacctggcacccacagtccgggccactgtcgcccagttcaacggtgtggccaagtgtgtcatcaccacctgccttggcaacccaagcatgacagcccgggacagggccatggtggtggagcactggatcaaggtggccaag gcctgtcaaaccctgaggaactattcgtccttacatgccatcctctcggctctacagagtgtctccattcaccgcctcgagaacacgtgggggaaggtttccag gaagccattgaggatctttcaaaagctgtgcagcaaggacaccacacagggcaggaacctgctcatcaag gagcgaccgtccaatagatttgccaccctggtgatggccctccggggagcccagaagaggatgcagaagaag ggtgtcgtgcctttccttggcactttcctcaccgagctggtgatgttagataccgccatggaggactatctggaggtgggtgagcctgaggattgtgggggagggaccagaatccggaggtttgggagcagagcgcccctgtactga